In Mustela nigripes isolate SB6536 chromosome 10, MUSNIG.SB6536, whole genome shotgun sequence, one DNA window encodes the following:
- the CLK2 gene encoding dual specificity protein kinase CLK2 isoform X3, translated as MPHPRRYHSSERGSRGSYHEHYRSRKHKRRRSRSWSSSSDRTRRRRREDSYHVRSRSYDDHSSDRRLYDRRYYGSYRRNGCSRDRGEAYCEPDYRHSYEYHREDSSYRSQRSSRRKHRRRRRRSRTFSRSSSQHSSRRAKSVEDDAEGHLIYHVGDWLQERYEIVSTLGEGTFGRVVQCVDHRRGGARVALKIIKNVEKYKEAARLEINVLEKINEKDPDNKNLCVQMFDWFDYHGHMCISFELLGLSTFDFLKDNNYLPYPIHQVRHMAFQLCQAVQFLHDNKLTHTDLKPENILFVNSDYELTYNLEKKRDERSVKSTAVRVVDFGSATFDHEHHSTIVSTRHYRAPEVILELGWSQPCDVWSIGCIIFEYYVGFTLFQTHDNREHLAMMERILGPIPSRMIRKTRKQKYFYRGRLDWDENTSAGRYVRENCKPLRRYLTSEAEEHHQLFDLIESMLEYEPAKRLTLGEALQHSFFARLRAEPPNTKLWDSSRDISR; from the exons atGCCTCATCCCCGAAGGTACCATTCCTCAGAGCGAGGCAGCCGGGGCAGTTACCATGAGCACTATCGGAGCCGAAAACATAAGAGACGAAGAAGCCGCTCCTGGTCCAGTAGCAGTGACCGGACACGGCGGCGCCGGCGGGAAGACAGCTACCATGTCCGTTCCCGGAG TTACGACGATCACTCCTCGGACCGGAGGCTCTACGACCGGCGCTACTACGGCAGCTATCGGCGCAACGGTTGCAGCCGGGACCGGGGAGAGGCCTACTGTGAGCCCGACTACCGGCATTCGTACGAGTACCACCGAGAGGACAGCAGCTACCGCAGCCAGCGCAGCAGCCGCAGGAAACACCGGCGGCGGAGGCGGCGCAGCCGGACTTTCAGCCGCTCGTCTTCG CAGCACAGCAGCCGGAGAGCCAAGAGTGTAGAGGACGACGCTGAGGGCCACCTCATCTACCACGTCGGGGACTGGCTACAAGAGCGAT atgAAATTGTAAGCACTTTGGGAGAAGGGACCTTTGGCCGAGTTGTGCAGTGTGTCGACCATCGCAG GGGTGGGGCTCGAGTTGCCCTGAAGATCATTAAGAATGTGGAAAAGTACAAGGAAGCAGCGCGACTTGAAATCAACGTCCTGGAGAAAATCAACGAGAAGGACCCTGACAACAAGAA CCTCTGTGTGCAGATGTTCGACTGGTTTGACTACCATGGCCACATGTGCATCTCTTTCGAGCTTCTGGGCCTTAGCACCTTCGATTTCCTCAAAGACAACAACTACCTGCCCTACCCCATCCACCAAGTGCGCCACATGGCCTTCCAGCTGTGCCAGGCCGTCCAGT TCCTCCATGACAACAAGCTGACCCATACGGACCTCAAGCCTGAAAATATTCTGTTTGTGAATTCAGACTATGAGCTCACCTACAATCTAGAGAAG AAGCGAGATGAGCGCAGCGTGAAGAGCACAGCGGTGCGGGTGGTGGACTTCGGCAGCGCCACCTTTGACCATGAGCATCACAGCACCATCGTCTCCACTCGCCATTACCGGGCACCGGAGGTCATCCTCG AGCTGGGCTGGTCGCAGCCTTGTGACGTGTGGAGCATAGGCTGCATCATCTTCGAGTACTACGTTGGCTTCACACTGTTCCAG ACCCATGACAACAGAGAGCATCTAGCCATGATGGAAAGGATCTTGGGGCCCATCCCTTCCCGGATGATCCGAAAGACAAG GAAGCAGAAGTATTTCTACCGGGGTCGCCTGGACTGGGATGAGAACACGTCAGCTGGGCGCTATGTTCGAGAAAACTGCAAACCGTTGCGG CGGTATCTGACCTCAGAGGCAGAGGAACACCACCAGCTCTTCGATCTGATTGAAAGCATGCTAGAGTATGAACCTGCCAAGCGGTTGACCTTGGGTGAAGCTCTTCAGCATTCTTTCTTCGCCCGCCTTcgggctgagccacccaacacCAAGTTGTGGGACTCCAGTCGGGATATCAGTCGGTGA
- the CLK2 gene encoding dual specificity protein kinase CLK2 isoform X4, with protein MPHPRRYHSSERGSRGSYHEHYRSRKHKRRRSRSWSSSSDRTRRRRREDSYHVRSRSYDDHSSDRRLYDRRYYGSYRRNGCSRDRGEAYCEPDYRHSYEYHREDSSYRSQRSSRRKHRRRRRRSRTFSRSSSHSSRRAKSVEDDAEGHLIYHVGDWLQERYEIVSTLGEGTFGRVVQCVDHRRGGARVALKIIKNVEKYKEAARLEINVLEKINEKDPDNKNLCVQMFDWFDYHGHMCISFELLGLSTFDFLKDNNYLPYPIHQVRHMAFQLCQAVQFLHDNKLTHTDLKPENILFVNSDYELTYNLEKKRDERSVKSTAVRVVDFGSATFDHEHHSTIVSTRHYRAPEVILELGWSQPCDVWSIGCIIFEYYVGFTLFQTHDNREHLAMMERILGPIPSRMIRKTRKQKYFYRGRLDWDENTSAGRYVRENCKPLRRYLTSEAEEHHQLFDLIESMLEYEPAKRLTLGEALQHSFFARLRAEPPNTKLWDSSRDISR; from the exons atGCCTCATCCCCGAAGGTACCATTCCTCAGAGCGAGGCAGCCGGGGCAGTTACCATGAGCACTATCGGAGCCGAAAACATAAGAGACGAAGAAGCCGCTCCTGGTCCAGTAGCAGTGACCGGACACGGCGGCGCCGGCGGGAAGACAGCTACCATGTCCGTTCCCGGAG TTACGACGATCACTCCTCGGACCGGAGGCTCTACGACCGGCGCTACTACGGCAGCTATCGGCGCAACGGTTGCAGCCGGGACCGGGGAGAGGCCTACTGTGAGCCCGACTACCGGCATTCGTACGAGTACCACCGAGAGGACAGCAGCTACCGCAGCCAGCGCAGCAGCCGCAGGAAACACCGGCGGCGGAGGCGGCGCAGCCGGACTTTCAGCCGCTCGTCTTCG CACAGCAGCCGGAGAGCCAAGAGTGTAGAGGACGACGCTGAGGGCCACCTCATCTACCACGTCGGGGACTGGCTACAAGAGCGAT atgAAATTGTAAGCACTTTGGGAGAAGGGACCTTTGGCCGAGTTGTGCAGTGTGTCGACCATCGCAG GGGTGGGGCTCGAGTTGCCCTGAAGATCATTAAGAATGTGGAAAAGTACAAGGAAGCAGCGCGACTTGAAATCAACGTCCTGGAGAAAATCAACGAGAAGGACCCTGACAACAAGAA CCTCTGTGTGCAGATGTTCGACTGGTTTGACTACCATGGCCACATGTGCATCTCTTTCGAGCTTCTGGGCCTTAGCACCTTCGATTTCCTCAAAGACAACAACTACCTGCCCTACCCCATCCACCAAGTGCGCCACATGGCCTTCCAGCTGTGCCAGGCCGTCCAGT TCCTCCATGACAACAAGCTGACCCATACGGACCTCAAGCCTGAAAATATTCTGTTTGTGAATTCAGACTATGAGCTCACCTACAATCTAGAGAAG AAGCGAGATGAGCGCAGCGTGAAGAGCACAGCGGTGCGGGTGGTGGACTTCGGCAGCGCCACCTTTGACCATGAGCATCACAGCACCATCGTCTCCACTCGCCATTACCGGGCACCGGAGGTCATCCTCG AGCTGGGCTGGTCGCAGCCTTGTGACGTGTGGAGCATAGGCTGCATCATCTTCGAGTACTACGTTGGCTTCACACTGTTCCAG ACCCATGACAACAGAGAGCATCTAGCCATGATGGAAAGGATCTTGGGGCCCATCCCTTCCCGGATGATCCGAAAGACAAG GAAGCAGAAGTATTTCTACCGGGGTCGCCTGGACTGGGATGAGAACACGTCAGCTGGGCGCTATGTTCGAGAAAACTGCAAACCGTTGCGG CGGTATCTGACCTCAGAGGCAGAGGAACACCACCAGCTCTTCGATCTGATTGAAAGCATGCTAGAGTATGAACCTGCCAAGCGGTTGACCTTGGGTGAAGCTCTTCAGCATTCTTTCTTCGCCCGCCTTcgggctgagccacccaacacCAAGTTGTGGGACTCCAGTCGGGATATCAGTCGGTGA
- the CLK2 gene encoding dual specificity protein kinase CLK2 isoform X1, whose product MPHPRRYHSSERGSRGSYHEHYRSRKHKRRRSRSWSSSSDRTRRRRREDSYHVRSRSSYDDHSSDRRLYDRRYYGSYRRNGCSRDRGEAYCEPDYRHSYEYHREDSSYRSQRSSRRKHRRRRRRSRTFSRSSSQHSSRRAKSVEDDAEGHLIYHVGDWLQERYEIVSTLGEGTFGRVVQCVDHRRGGARVALKIIKNVEKYKEAARLEINVLEKINEKDPDNKNLCVQMFDWFDYHGHMCISFELLGLSTFDFLKDNNYLPYPIHQVRHMAFQLCQAVQFLHDNKLTHTDLKPENILFVNSDYELTYNLEKKRDERSVKSTAVRVVDFGSATFDHEHHSTIVSTRHYRAPEVILELGWSQPCDVWSIGCIIFEYYVGFTLFQTHDNREHLAMMERILGPIPSRMIRKTRKQKYFYRGRLDWDENTSAGRYVRENCKPLRRYLTSEAEEHHQLFDLIESMLEYEPAKRLTLGEALQHSFFARLRAEPPNTKLWDSSRDISR is encoded by the exons atGCCTCATCCCCGAAGGTACCATTCCTCAGAGCGAGGCAGCCGGGGCAGTTACCATGAGCACTATCGGAGCCGAAAACATAAGAGACGAAGAAGCCGCTCCTGGTCCAGTAGCAGTGACCGGACACGGCGGCGCCGGCGGGAAGACAGCTACCATGTCCGTTCCCGGAG CAGTTACGACGATCACTCCTCGGACCGGAGGCTCTACGACCGGCGCTACTACGGCAGCTATCGGCGCAACGGTTGCAGCCGGGACCGGGGAGAGGCCTACTGTGAGCCCGACTACCGGCATTCGTACGAGTACCACCGAGAGGACAGCAGCTACCGCAGCCAGCGCAGCAGCCGCAGGAAACACCGGCGGCGGAGGCGGCGCAGCCGGACTTTCAGCCGCTCGTCTTCG CAGCACAGCAGCCGGAGAGCCAAGAGTGTAGAGGACGACGCTGAGGGCCACCTCATCTACCACGTCGGGGACTGGCTACAAGAGCGAT atgAAATTGTAAGCACTTTGGGAGAAGGGACCTTTGGCCGAGTTGTGCAGTGTGTCGACCATCGCAG GGGTGGGGCTCGAGTTGCCCTGAAGATCATTAAGAATGTGGAAAAGTACAAGGAAGCAGCGCGACTTGAAATCAACGTCCTGGAGAAAATCAACGAGAAGGACCCTGACAACAAGAA CCTCTGTGTGCAGATGTTCGACTGGTTTGACTACCATGGCCACATGTGCATCTCTTTCGAGCTTCTGGGCCTTAGCACCTTCGATTTCCTCAAAGACAACAACTACCTGCCCTACCCCATCCACCAAGTGCGCCACATGGCCTTCCAGCTGTGCCAGGCCGTCCAGT TCCTCCATGACAACAAGCTGACCCATACGGACCTCAAGCCTGAAAATATTCTGTTTGTGAATTCAGACTATGAGCTCACCTACAATCTAGAGAAG AAGCGAGATGAGCGCAGCGTGAAGAGCACAGCGGTGCGGGTGGTGGACTTCGGCAGCGCCACCTTTGACCATGAGCATCACAGCACCATCGTCTCCACTCGCCATTACCGGGCACCGGAGGTCATCCTCG AGCTGGGCTGGTCGCAGCCTTGTGACGTGTGGAGCATAGGCTGCATCATCTTCGAGTACTACGTTGGCTTCACACTGTTCCAG ACCCATGACAACAGAGAGCATCTAGCCATGATGGAAAGGATCTTGGGGCCCATCCCTTCCCGGATGATCCGAAAGACAAG GAAGCAGAAGTATTTCTACCGGGGTCGCCTGGACTGGGATGAGAACACGTCAGCTGGGCGCTATGTTCGAGAAAACTGCAAACCGTTGCGG CGGTATCTGACCTCAGAGGCAGAGGAACACCACCAGCTCTTCGATCTGATTGAAAGCATGCTAGAGTATGAACCTGCCAAGCGGTTGACCTTGGGTGAAGCTCTTCAGCATTCTTTCTTCGCCCGCCTTcgggctgagccacccaacacCAAGTTGTGGGACTCCAGTCGGGATATCAGTCGGTGA
- the CLK2 gene encoding dual specificity protein kinase CLK2 isoform X5, producing the protein MFDWFDYHGHMCISFELLGLSTFDFLKDNNYLPYPIHQVRHMAFQLCQAVQFLHDNKLTHTDLKPENILFVNSDYELTYNLEKKRDERSVKSTAVRVVDFGSATFDHEHHSTIVSTRHYRAPEVILELGWSQPCDVWSIGCIIFEYYVGFTLFQTHDNREHLAMMERILGPIPSRMIRKTRKQKYFYRGRLDWDENTSAGRYVRENCKPLRRYLTSEAEEHHQLFDLIESMLEYEPAKRLTLGEALQHSFFARLRAEPPNTKLWDSSRDISR; encoded by the exons ATGTTCGACTGGTTTGACTACCATGGCCACATGTGCATCTCTTTCGAGCTTCTGGGCCTTAGCACCTTCGATTTCCTCAAAGACAACAACTACCTGCCCTACCCCATCCACCAAGTGCGCCACATGGCCTTCCAGCTGTGCCAGGCCGTCCAGT TCCTCCATGACAACAAGCTGACCCATACGGACCTCAAGCCTGAAAATATTCTGTTTGTGAATTCAGACTATGAGCTCACCTACAATCTAGAGAAG AAGCGAGATGAGCGCAGCGTGAAGAGCACAGCGGTGCGGGTGGTGGACTTCGGCAGCGCCACCTTTGACCATGAGCATCACAGCACCATCGTCTCCACTCGCCATTACCGGGCACCGGAGGTCATCCTCG AGCTGGGCTGGTCGCAGCCTTGTGACGTGTGGAGCATAGGCTGCATCATCTTCGAGTACTACGTTGGCTTCACACTGTTCCAG ACCCATGACAACAGAGAGCATCTAGCCATGATGGAAAGGATCTTGGGGCCCATCCCTTCCCGGATGATCCGAAAGACAAG GAAGCAGAAGTATTTCTACCGGGGTCGCCTGGACTGGGATGAGAACACGTCAGCTGGGCGCTATGTTCGAGAAAACTGCAAACCGTTGCGG CGGTATCTGACCTCAGAGGCAGAGGAACACCACCAGCTCTTCGATCTGATTGAAAGCATGCTAGAGTATGAACCTGCCAAGCGGTTGACCTTGGGTGAAGCTCTTCAGCATTCTTTCTTCGCCCGCCTTcgggctgagccacccaacacCAAGTTGTGGGACTCCAGTCGGGATATCAGTCGGTGA
- the SCAMP3 gene encoding secretory carrier-associated membrane protein 3, whose translation MAQSRDGGNPFAGPGELDNPFQDPAVIQHRPSPQYATLDVYNPFETREPPPAYEPPAPAPLPPPSAPSLQSSRKLSPTEPKNYGSYSTQASAAAATAELLKKQEELNRKAEELDRRERELQHAALGGAAARQNNWPPLPSFCPVQPCFFQDISMEIPQEFQKTVSTMYYLWMCSTLALLLNFLACLASFCVETSNGSGFGLSILWVLLFTPCSFMCWYRPMYKAFRSDSSFNFFVFFFIFFVQDVLFVLQAIGIPGWGFSGWISALVVLNANKAAAALMLLVALFFTGVAVLGIVMLKRIHSLYRRTGASFQKAQQEFAAGVFSNPAVRTAAANAAAGAAENAFRAP comes from the exons ATGGCTCAGAGCAGAGACGGCGGGAACCCCTTCGCCGGGCCCGGCGAGCTTGACAACCCCTTTCAG GACCCAGCTGTGATCCAGCACCGACCCAGCCCGCAGTATGCCACCCTTGACGTCTACAACCCTTTTGAGACCCGAGAG CCCCCACCCGCCTATGagcctcctgcccctgccccattgCCTCCACCCTCGGCTCCCTCGTTGCAATCCTCGAGAAAGCTCAGCCCTACAGAACCCAAAAATTACGGCTCCTACAGCACCCAG GCGTCGGCTGCGGCAGCCACTGCTGAGCTGCTGAAGAAGCAGGAGGAGCTCAACCGGAAGGCAGAGGAGTTGGACCGGAGGGAGCGGGAACTGCAGCACGCCGCGCTGGGGGGCGCCGCTG CTCGACAGAACAATTGGccccctctgccttctttttgCCCGGTCCAGCCCTGCTTTTTCCAGGACATCTCCATGGAGATCCCCCAAGAATTTCAGAAGACCGTGTCTACCATGTACTACCTCTGGATGT GCAGCACGTTGGCTCTTCTCCTGAATTTTCTTGCCTGCCTGGCCAGCTTCTGTGTGGAGACCAGCAATGGCTCGGGCTTTGGACTCTCCATCCTCTGGGTCCTCCTTTTCACTCCCTGCTCCTTCATGTGCTGGTACCGCCCCATGTATAAGGCCTTCCG GAGTGACAGTTCATTCAATTTCTtcgttttcttcttcattttcttcgtCCAGGATGTGCTCTTTGTTCTCCAGGCCATTGGCATCCCAGGTtgggggttcag TGGCTGGATCTCGGCGCTGGTGGTGCTGAACGCCAACAAGGCGGCGGCCGCGCTCATGCTGCTGGTGGCCCTGTTTTTCACCGGCGTCGCGGTGCTGGGGATCGTGATGCTCAAGCGG ATCCACTCCTTGTACCGCCGCACCGGGGCCAGCTTCCAGAAGGCTCAGCAGGAGTTCGCGGCCGGGGTCTTCTCCAACCCCGCCGTGCGCACCGCCGCCGCCAACGCAGCCGCTGGGGCTGCCGAGAATGCCTTCAGAGCCCCGTGA
- the CLK2 gene encoding dual specificity protein kinase CLK2 isoform X2 yields MPHPRRYHSSERGSRGSYHEHYRSRKHKRRRSRSWSSSSDRTRRRRREDSYHVRSRSSYDDHSSDRRLYDRRYYGSYRRNGCSRDRGEAYCEPDYRHSYEYHREDSSYRSQRSSRRKHRRRRRRSRTFSRSSSHSSRRAKSVEDDAEGHLIYHVGDWLQERYEIVSTLGEGTFGRVVQCVDHRRGGARVALKIIKNVEKYKEAARLEINVLEKINEKDPDNKNLCVQMFDWFDYHGHMCISFELLGLSTFDFLKDNNYLPYPIHQVRHMAFQLCQAVQFLHDNKLTHTDLKPENILFVNSDYELTYNLEKKRDERSVKSTAVRVVDFGSATFDHEHHSTIVSTRHYRAPEVILELGWSQPCDVWSIGCIIFEYYVGFTLFQTHDNREHLAMMERILGPIPSRMIRKTRKQKYFYRGRLDWDENTSAGRYVRENCKPLRRYLTSEAEEHHQLFDLIESMLEYEPAKRLTLGEALQHSFFARLRAEPPNTKLWDSSRDISR; encoded by the exons atGCCTCATCCCCGAAGGTACCATTCCTCAGAGCGAGGCAGCCGGGGCAGTTACCATGAGCACTATCGGAGCCGAAAACATAAGAGACGAAGAAGCCGCTCCTGGTCCAGTAGCAGTGACCGGACACGGCGGCGCCGGCGGGAAGACAGCTACCATGTCCGTTCCCGGAG CAGTTACGACGATCACTCCTCGGACCGGAGGCTCTACGACCGGCGCTACTACGGCAGCTATCGGCGCAACGGTTGCAGCCGGGACCGGGGAGAGGCCTACTGTGAGCCCGACTACCGGCATTCGTACGAGTACCACCGAGAGGACAGCAGCTACCGCAGCCAGCGCAGCAGCCGCAGGAAACACCGGCGGCGGAGGCGGCGCAGCCGGACTTTCAGCCGCTCGTCTTCG CACAGCAGCCGGAGAGCCAAGAGTGTAGAGGACGACGCTGAGGGCCACCTCATCTACCACGTCGGGGACTGGCTACAAGAGCGAT atgAAATTGTAAGCACTTTGGGAGAAGGGACCTTTGGCCGAGTTGTGCAGTGTGTCGACCATCGCAG GGGTGGGGCTCGAGTTGCCCTGAAGATCATTAAGAATGTGGAAAAGTACAAGGAAGCAGCGCGACTTGAAATCAACGTCCTGGAGAAAATCAACGAGAAGGACCCTGACAACAAGAA CCTCTGTGTGCAGATGTTCGACTGGTTTGACTACCATGGCCACATGTGCATCTCTTTCGAGCTTCTGGGCCTTAGCACCTTCGATTTCCTCAAAGACAACAACTACCTGCCCTACCCCATCCACCAAGTGCGCCACATGGCCTTCCAGCTGTGCCAGGCCGTCCAGT TCCTCCATGACAACAAGCTGACCCATACGGACCTCAAGCCTGAAAATATTCTGTTTGTGAATTCAGACTATGAGCTCACCTACAATCTAGAGAAG AAGCGAGATGAGCGCAGCGTGAAGAGCACAGCGGTGCGGGTGGTGGACTTCGGCAGCGCCACCTTTGACCATGAGCATCACAGCACCATCGTCTCCACTCGCCATTACCGGGCACCGGAGGTCATCCTCG AGCTGGGCTGGTCGCAGCCTTGTGACGTGTGGAGCATAGGCTGCATCATCTTCGAGTACTACGTTGGCTTCACACTGTTCCAG ACCCATGACAACAGAGAGCATCTAGCCATGATGGAAAGGATCTTGGGGCCCATCCCTTCCCGGATGATCCGAAAGACAAG GAAGCAGAAGTATTTCTACCGGGGTCGCCTGGACTGGGATGAGAACACGTCAGCTGGGCGCTATGTTCGAGAAAACTGCAAACCGTTGCGG CGGTATCTGACCTCAGAGGCAGAGGAACACCACCAGCTCTTCGATCTGATTGAAAGCATGCTAGAGTATGAACCTGCCAAGCGGTTGACCTTGGGTGAAGCTCTTCAGCATTCTTTCTTCGCCCGCCTTcgggctgagccacccaacacCAAGTTGTGGGACTCCAGTCGGGATATCAGTCGGTGA